In the genome of Alphaproteobacteria bacterium, the window TTCTTTAATTATTAATAATGGTCTTTCACCTGGCATTAAGCCTATGATTGTTATCATATTCCTAATTCTTCGTATAGCAGACGGATTAACAGGGGGCTTTAAGCCATTGATGGCAAGCTTGATTGCGCAATCATTGAGTTTATTATTCTAATGAAAGAGTCTAGGAACTTATCAGACTGTTAAACGATTACCATAAATAACTCTTTTCCTTTGCATTAGTCCATCAGGTTCACCCTCATAAATGTTTAGAGATACGATCAGGTTATGGCTATGAGTTTCAAAAAGCATACTTGCTGTTTTTATTTGGAGTTCATATGATGAGAACCTCAATTTTTCGCATAAAACATAAGCATCCCTGATCAAGCCCATTGCAAACTATATAGGTTAAAATTTGATCATAATTCACCTATCTCTTGGCATGATTGAAGAGTAAGTTCCTTTTTATCCTCTTTTCGAATGTTTTGAGTCGAGGATAAAAAATAAAAATCTTATTTTATAAATATTTATCTTATGAGGTAAGCAAAAAATTAAAAAGGGAGGGAAAAATGAATATTTATAATTACTTAAAAAAAGATCATCGTGCCGTTGATGAAATTTTTCAACACATACTTTCCACGAAAAGCCTTAAAAAGCGTGAATCCCTATTTGAAGAAGTCGCTAAGGAACTGCTTCTGCATATTGAAACTGAAAATGCTACATTTTACAATGCCTTAAGGGAGTATGAAGAAATTTATGAGAAAATTGAACATGCTGATAAAGAACATGAAGAAGTTAAAGAATATATTTCGAGGATAAGGGGTGTTTCCATTGAAAATGAAAAATGGATGGAATTGTTTGGAGAATTTAAGCATTCCGTTACACACCATGTCGAAGAAGAGGAAGGGGATATTTTCGATTTAGCAAAAGAAGTTTTAAGTACGGAAGAAGCTAATGAATTAGCCAAAGAGATGGATGCATTAAAAGGCGAATTAATGGCCGCATAATATATTAATTTGGTGCCTTTTCTTATGAATGGGCACCAAAAATTTTTAACAAAGTTTAGATTATCTTATATAAGGTACAAATATCCAATCACCCAACATTACAATCGTAATTATTTTGCCCTATACGCCCTTTATAAAAAAAATGATACCCCCAAAAATAATGGATAGCAGATGTTTAAAATAATTTTTAAATTAAATAATTAAGAATGTATTTATAATTTTAATCATTTGAAAATTATTAAACATAAATTGCGCTATAAAATAAAAGAAAAGGGATATATTTTATGAGAATTAGAACGAAATGTTTACTTTATATTTTAACTTTAGCAACGAATTGCACGTCAATTTTAGCTATGGATCAAGCAGTGAAGGGTGAACCCACTGTCTTAAGGAAAAATGTTAATACATTAACATCTGTGGAGAGAAGTGATTATGTTAGGGGTTGCTACTTACTAAAAAATGAAGTAGTTACCAAAGGAGTCGTAAAAGGACAAAACTACACGAACACATACGATTTTTACGTGGTTACTTATATGCAAGATAGCGTAGTCAACCACTCCAATTTTACGAATCAACCCTCATTTTTACCATGGCAC includes:
- a CDS encoding hemerythrin domain-containing protein, which encodes MNIYNYLKKDHRAVDEIFQHILSTKSLKKRESLFEEVAKELLLHIETENATFYNALREYEEIYEKIEHADKEHEEVKEYISRIRGVSIENEKWMELFGEFKHSVTHHVEEEEGDIFDLAKEVLSTEEANELAKEMDALKGELMAA